The following are encoded in a window of Drosophila simulans strain w501 chromosome 3L, Prin_Dsim_3.1, whole genome shotgun sequence genomic DNA:
- the LOC6737373 gene encoding ubiquitin-protein ligase E3B isoform X1, whose amino-acid sequence MFAQNQKTSFLEQTKAAREERALEKRREQAAILLQSTLKGYAARRKYQKRIILDFDAMFTENQDDKELELVASTAYPVLRRYLNQIKLDKGDVRARERLECICRYIIKAMESENTKLSYAGLCLFKERSLPWIAHIKILLTNCLTLLPELKPENHADSLSLALFLHTLVVFTAPKSWAILRNAQFEKLQPAMQKICCNIQGHLVQHDFYKIMRLVLLRGTVREELSVKPVTLVAIITLCLRPLIDGNFSRNLLAMFLSEILSVPALIYHLHQSVPQCLEQFSSLGLLKKALSISGDVQWFEEFGTSMPGTKSLAFLGNIVNLFNIDGQGESKELAYPLLTETATSLLELIPNTVTTKGVFTQWHELLGWHTPGAEPAQNQNVALVKKQFHMLWDHRCIKLLLGDLLKQINLNYERIEFQSPQQPSTSNLLRRALERSSTRGVNLMGVASSKQSKQKWRKLDNAEVVQVSRICGMYYAALNTLSQMKLDILTGICYNDNVLYDIWLLITSLGPNCGMKEYLELLKSESNLQTPQTAMLMLFCDCMTHYVTILDEYEMYTEQNPFKLNDYVMLTYFLNNILYKLINDNLLAGAKNIVQNPVFLSLHTLMLCLYRRDCRRLFTPPNHWLIPEVKPSAFINDLEKAKRNAMLLLAKMPHIIPHKDRVKLFRKFVQNEKAVMGLTESACASPRSALIVIHRDRIVEDGYRQLAAQPTQALKGVIRVRFINQQGLHEAGIDQDGVFKEFLEETIKKVFDPSLNLFKTTSDQRLYPSPISYVQDNHLQLFEFVGRMLGKAVYEGIVVDVPFASFFLSQLLGQTQQALYSCMDELPSLDNELYRSLTFIKHYKQDVSDLNLTFSVDQDVMGKIVTLALHPGGKSRVVNDHNKLVYIHYMAFFHMNTQIREQTIAFNRGFRSIINPEWLSLFSPPELQRLISGDTSPLDLKDLQKHTHYYGGFHDSHCVVVWLWDILAKDFTEEERKLFLKFVTSCSKPPLLGFAHLEPPFSIRCVEVGDDEDTGDTIGSVIRGFFAIRKKDPLNRLPTSSTCFNLLKLPNYQKKSTLRDKLRYAVSSNTGFELS is encoded by the exons atgtttgcccaaaaCCAAAAGACCAGCTTCCTGGAGCAGACGAAGGCGGCGCGGGAGGAGCGGGCGCTGGAAAAGCGACGCGAACAAGCGGCCATCCTGCTGCAGTCCACGCTCAAGGGCTATGCGGCGCGTAGGAAGTACCAGAAACGAATCAT ACTCGATTTCGATGCCATGTTCACTGAGAATCAGGACGATAAGGAACTGGAACTCGTGGCCAGCACTGCCTATCCGGTGCTACGTCGCTACCTTAACCAGATCAAGCTGGACAAGGGCGATGTGCGTGCACGGGAGCGTCTGGAGTGCATTTGTCGTTACATCATCAAGGCAATGGAGTCGGAGAACACCAAGCTATCCTATGCCGGCCTCTGTCTTTTTAAGGAACGCAGCCTGCCCTGGATCGCGCACATCAAGATACTGCTCACGAACTGCCTGACATTGCTGCCGGAGCTGAAGCCGGAGAATCATGCCGACAGCTTGTCCCTTGCCCTCTTTCTGCACACTCTGGTGGTCTTCACGGCGCCCAAATCGTGGGCCATACTCAGGAATGCGCAGTTCGAGAAACTGCAGCCGGCCATGCAAAAAATCTGCTGTAATATTCAAGGTCATCTGGTGCAGCACGATTTTTACAAAATCATGCGG CTCGTTTTGTTACGCGGCACTGTTCGCGAGGAGTTGTCCGTAAAGCCCGTCACCCTGGTGGCCATCATTACGCTTTGCCTTCGTCCCCTGATCGATGGCAACTTCAGTCGAAATCTACTGGCCATGTTTCTGTCGGAGATTCTGTCTGTGCCCGCGTTAATCTACCATCTGCACCAGAGTGTACCGCAGTGCCTGGAACAGTTCTCCTCGTTGGGGCTGCTTAAAAAGGCGCTTAGCATTTCGGGGGACGTGCAGTGGTTCGAGGAGTTTGGCACTAGCATGCCGGGCACCAAGTCCCTGGCTTTTCTGGGAAACATAGTGAATTTGTTCAACATCGATGGCCAAGGCGAGTCCAAGGAGTTGGCCTATCCACTACTGACT GAAACCGCCACATCGCTGTTGGAACTAATACCCAACACGGTGACCACCAAGGGAGTATTCACTCAGTGGCACGAGCTCTTAGGATGGCATACTCCAGGTGCAGAGCCTGCACAGAATCAGAATGTAGCACTGGTTAAGAAGCAGTTCCACATGTTGTGGGATCATCGCTGCATAAAACTGTTGCTGGGAGATCTCTTGAAGCAAATCAATCTTAACTACGAGCGGATCGAGTTCCAATCTCCCCAACAACCATCCACATCGAATCTGCTGCGTCGGGCCTTGGAGCGCAGCTCCACGAGAGGTGTAAACCTAATGGGAGTGGCGAGCAGCAAGCAGTCCAAGCAAAAGTGGCGTAAGCTAGATAATGCTGAGGTGGTGCAGGTGTCCCGAATCTGCGGCATGTACTATGCCGCCCTCAACACGCTTTCCCAGATGAAACTGGACATTCTGACTGGCATTTGCTACAACGACAATGTGCTATATGATATTTGGTTGCTAATCACGTCCCTTGGCCCCAATTGCGGCATGAAGGAGTATCTGGAGCTGCTCAAGTCCGAATCAAACTTGCAGACGCCACAGACCGCCATGCTAATGCTCTTTTGCGACTGCATGACGCACTACGTAAC GATTCTGGATGAATACGAAATGTACACGGAGCAGAATCCTTTCAAACTCAACGACTACGTGATGCTGACCTACTTCCTAAATAATATTCTCTACAAACTTATTAACGATAATCTTTTGG CAGGTGCCAAGAACATTGTCCAGAATCCGGTTTTCCTCTCGTTGCACACTCTGATGCTTTGCTTGTACCGCCGCGATTGCCGTCGCCTCTTCACGCCACCTAACCACTGGCTGATACCAGAGGTGAAACCCTCCGCGTTCATCAACGACCTGGAAAAGGCCAAGAGGAACgcgatgctgctgctcgccAAGATGCCGCACATTATACCGCACAAGGATCGGGTCAAGTTATTCCGCAAGTTCGTGCAGAATGAGAAGGCGGTGATGGGTCTGACGGAGAGTGCCTGCGCTTCGCCTCGCTCCGCACTGATTGTCATTCATCGCGATCGTATTGTGGAGGATGGCTACCGGCAACTGGCCGCCCAGCCCACGCAAGCCCTAAAAGGTGTTATCCGCGTGCGTTTCATCAATCAACAAGGACTTCACGAGGCAGGAATTGATCAGGATGGAGTGTTCAAGGAATTCCTTGAGGAGACCATCAAAAAGGTGTTCGATCCGTCGCTGAATCTCTTCAAAACCACCTCGGATCAGCGATTATATCCCTCGCCCATTTCCTACGTCCAGGACAATCATTTGCAGCTCTTCGAGTTCGTGGGCCGCATGCTGGGCAAGGCGGTGTACGAGGGCATTGTGGTGGACGTGCCGTTTGCCTCCTTCTTCCTGTCCCAGCTTCTCGGCCAGACGCAACAGGCTCTGTACTCCTGCATGGACGAGCTGCCGTCGCTGGACAACGAGTTGTATCGCAGTCTTACCTTTATAAAACACTATAAGCAAGATGTATCCGATCTGAACCTTACCTTTTCCGTTGACCAGGATGTAATGGGCAAAATTGTCACGCTCGCGTTGCATCCGGGTGGCAAGTCGCGTGTGGTTAATGACCACAACAAGCTGGTCTACATACACTACATGGCCTTTTTCCACATGAACACCCAGATACGCGAGCAGACAATAGCTTTCAATCGTGGCTTCCGCAGCATCATCAATCCAGAATGGTTGTCTCTTTTCTCGCCTCCCGAATTGCAGCGGCTTATTTCTGGGGACACTAGCCCTTTGGACTTGAAGGATCTCCAAAAGCATACTCATTATTACGGTGGCTTCCACGACTCCCATTGCGTGGTGGTCTGGCTCTGGGATATCCTGGCCAAGGATTTCACGGAGGAGGAGCGCAAGCTGTTCCTAAAG TTTGTCACCAGTTGCTCAAAGCCGCCGCTCTTGGGTTTCGCCCATCTGGAGCCACCCTTCTCGATTCGTTGCGTGGAGGTGGGTGATGATGAGGATACGGGCGACACAATCGGAAGCGTGATTCGCGGTTTCTTCGCCATACGTAAGAAGGATCCACTCAATCGCCTGCCCACCTCGTCGACCTGCTTCAACCTGCTGAAGCTGCCCAACTACCAAAAGAAGTCCACGCTGCGGGACAAACTTCGCTATGCTGTGAGCAGCAACACCGGATTCGAGTTGTCGTAA
- the LOC6737375 gene encoding uncharacterized protein LOC6737375, producing MSALFDNSHSDTDDNDSFHSFDQSEDIMDNLSLSLSERDCDSAADLDSGSADETFVEEMMDAPAQLAQGAGNTSKPTRSGVFVKTKSPVMEVHSSDSSACDGVSAGKATQAAGRFKSPKKFTISPISEQKPGPVPCCPRAVPKHSSNQIPCMEHFDLDHSVTILKEHLISNPETEALQKHAFTEIWIDSQQKRCQAKVSRLQQFSMALEAYFDKDSDKKDLEPAKTITPPPKSEKSAEKVYVSPFPNIPIPPPARKETPMLSGVKPPIIVPAGFDLTRLVEFNNPNHWHRRPHMRTGDSI from the exons ATGAGCGCTCTTTTTGATAACAGTCACTCGGACACCGACGACAATGACTCCTTCCACTCGTTCGACCAAAGCGAAGATATAATGGACAACCTTAGTCTCTCGCTCTCGGAAAGGGACTGCGACAGCGCCGCGGACTTGGATTCCGGCTCGGCGGATGAGACTTTCGTGGAAGAAATG ATGGATGCACCCGCCCAGCTGGCCCAGGGCGCAGGAAATACTTCGAAGCCCACGCGTTCCGGCGTCTTCGTAAAAACAAAGTCGCCCGTTATGGAGGTCCATTCTAGCGACTCATCTGCCTGCGATGGCGTCTCCGCTGGCAAAGCCACACAGGCTGCGGGCCGCTTCAAGTCTCCTAAAAAGTTTACGATTTCGCCTATCAGTGAGCAGAAGCCGGGACCAGTGCCCTGTTGCCCCAGAGCTGTTCCGAAACATTCCTCGAATCAGATACCATGCATGGAACACTTCGACCTGGACCACTCAGTAACAATCCTGAAAGAGCACCTGATCTCCAATCCCGAAACGGAGGCCCTACAAAAGCACGCCTTCACCGAAATTTGGATCGATTCGCAGCAGAAACGTTGCCAGGCCAAGGTTTCTCGCTTGCAGCAGTTTTCAATGGCCCTGGAGGCCTATTTTGACAAGGATTCGGACAAGAAGGATCTGGAGCCAGCGAAA ACCATCACGCCTCCTCCGAAAAGTGAGAAATCCGCGGAGAAGGTGTATGTGTCTCCCTTTCCGAACATTCCCATACCACCACCAGCTCGAAAGGAAACTCCTATGTTGAGTGGAGTTAAGCCGCCCATTATAGTGCCAGCTGGCTTTGATTTGACCCGATTGGTTGAGTTCAATAATCCCAATCACTGGCACCGTCGTCCCCACATGCGCACTGGCGATAGCATATAA
- the LOC6737373 gene encoding ubiquitin-protein ligase E3B isoform X2 — MFAQNQKTSFLEQTKAAREERALEKRREQAAILLQSTLKGYAARRKYQKRIILDFDAMFTENQDDKELELVASTAYPVLRRYLNQIKLDKGDVRARERLECICRYIIKAMESENTKLSYAGLCLFKERSLPWIAHIKILLTNCLTLLPELKPENHADSLSLALFLHTLVVFTAPKSWAILRNAQFEKLQPAMQKICCNIQGHLVQHDFYKIMRLVLLRGTVREELSVKPVTLVAIITLCLRPLIDGNFSRNLLAMFLSEILSVPALIYHLHQSVPQCLEQFSSLGLLKKALSISGDVQWFEEFGTSMPGTKSLAFLGNIVNLFNIDGQGESKELAYPLLTETATSLLELIPNTVTTKGVFTQWHELLGWHTPGAEPAQNQNVALVKKQFHMLWDHRCIKLLLGDLLKQINLNYERIEFQSPQQPSTSNLLRRALERSSTRGVNLMGVASSKQSKQKWRKLDNAEVVQVSRICGMYYAALNTLSQMKLDILTGICYNDNVLYDIWLLITSLGPNCGMKEYLELLKSESNLQTPQTAMLMLFCDCMTHYVTILDEYEMYTEQNPFKLNDYVMLTYFLNNILYKLINDNLLGAKNIVQNPVFLSLHTLMLCLYRRDCRRLFTPPNHWLIPEVKPSAFINDLEKAKRNAMLLLAKMPHIIPHKDRVKLFRKFVQNEKAVMGLTESACASPRSALIVIHRDRIVEDGYRQLAAQPTQALKGVIRVRFINQQGLHEAGIDQDGVFKEFLEETIKKVFDPSLNLFKTTSDQRLYPSPISYVQDNHLQLFEFVGRMLGKAVYEGIVVDVPFASFFLSQLLGQTQQALYSCMDELPSLDNELYRSLTFIKHYKQDVSDLNLTFSVDQDVMGKIVTLALHPGGKSRVVNDHNKLVYIHYMAFFHMNTQIREQTIAFNRGFRSIINPEWLSLFSPPELQRLISGDTSPLDLKDLQKHTHYYGGFHDSHCVVVWLWDILAKDFTEEERKLFLKFVTSCSKPPLLGFAHLEPPFSIRCVEVGDDEDTGDTIGSVIRGFFAIRKKDPLNRLPTSSTCFNLLKLPNYQKKSTLRDKLRYAVSSNTGFELS, encoded by the exons atgtttgcccaaaaCCAAAAGACCAGCTTCCTGGAGCAGACGAAGGCGGCGCGGGAGGAGCGGGCGCTGGAAAAGCGACGCGAACAAGCGGCCATCCTGCTGCAGTCCACGCTCAAGGGCTATGCGGCGCGTAGGAAGTACCAGAAACGAATCAT ACTCGATTTCGATGCCATGTTCACTGAGAATCAGGACGATAAGGAACTGGAACTCGTGGCCAGCACTGCCTATCCGGTGCTACGTCGCTACCTTAACCAGATCAAGCTGGACAAGGGCGATGTGCGTGCACGGGAGCGTCTGGAGTGCATTTGTCGTTACATCATCAAGGCAATGGAGTCGGAGAACACCAAGCTATCCTATGCCGGCCTCTGTCTTTTTAAGGAACGCAGCCTGCCCTGGATCGCGCACATCAAGATACTGCTCACGAACTGCCTGACATTGCTGCCGGAGCTGAAGCCGGAGAATCATGCCGACAGCTTGTCCCTTGCCCTCTTTCTGCACACTCTGGTGGTCTTCACGGCGCCCAAATCGTGGGCCATACTCAGGAATGCGCAGTTCGAGAAACTGCAGCCGGCCATGCAAAAAATCTGCTGTAATATTCAAGGTCATCTGGTGCAGCACGATTTTTACAAAATCATGCGG CTCGTTTTGTTACGCGGCACTGTTCGCGAGGAGTTGTCCGTAAAGCCCGTCACCCTGGTGGCCATCATTACGCTTTGCCTTCGTCCCCTGATCGATGGCAACTTCAGTCGAAATCTACTGGCCATGTTTCTGTCGGAGATTCTGTCTGTGCCCGCGTTAATCTACCATCTGCACCAGAGTGTACCGCAGTGCCTGGAACAGTTCTCCTCGTTGGGGCTGCTTAAAAAGGCGCTTAGCATTTCGGGGGACGTGCAGTGGTTCGAGGAGTTTGGCACTAGCATGCCGGGCACCAAGTCCCTGGCTTTTCTGGGAAACATAGTGAATTTGTTCAACATCGATGGCCAAGGCGAGTCCAAGGAGTTGGCCTATCCACTACTGACT GAAACCGCCACATCGCTGTTGGAACTAATACCCAACACGGTGACCACCAAGGGAGTATTCACTCAGTGGCACGAGCTCTTAGGATGGCATACTCCAGGTGCAGAGCCTGCACAGAATCAGAATGTAGCACTGGTTAAGAAGCAGTTCCACATGTTGTGGGATCATCGCTGCATAAAACTGTTGCTGGGAGATCTCTTGAAGCAAATCAATCTTAACTACGAGCGGATCGAGTTCCAATCTCCCCAACAACCATCCACATCGAATCTGCTGCGTCGGGCCTTGGAGCGCAGCTCCACGAGAGGTGTAAACCTAATGGGAGTGGCGAGCAGCAAGCAGTCCAAGCAAAAGTGGCGTAAGCTAGATAATGCTGAGGTGGTGCAGGTGTCCCGAATCTGCGGCATGTACTATGCCGCCCTCAACACGCTTTCCCAGATGAAACTGGACATTCTGACTGGCATTTGCTACAACGACAATGTGCTATATGATATTTGGTTGCTAATCACGTCCCTTGGCCCCAATTGCGGCATGAAGGAGTATCTGGAGCTGCTCAAGTCCGAATCAAACTTGCAGACGCCACAGACCGCCATGCTAATGCTCTTTTGCGACTGCATGACGCACTACGTAAC GATTCTGGATGAATACGAAATGTACACGGAGCAGAATCCTTTCAAACTCAACGACTACGTGATGCTGACCTACTTCCTAAATAATATTCTCTACAAACTTATTAACGATAATCTTTTGG GTGCCAAGAACATTGTCCAGAATCCGGTTTTCCTCTCGTTGCACACTCTGATGCTTTGCTTGTACCGCCGCGATTGCCGTCGCCTCTTCACGCCACCTAACCACTGGCTGATACCAGAGGTGAAACCCTCCGCGTTCATCAACGACCTGGAAAAGGCCAAGAGGAACgcgatgctgctgctcgccAAGATGCCGCACATTATACCGCACAAGGATCGGGTCAAGTTATTCCGCAAGTTCGTGCAGAATGAGAAGGCGGTGATGGGTCTGACGGAGAGTGCCTGCGCTTCGCCTCGCTCCGCACTGATTGTCATTCATCGCGATCGTATTGTGGAGGATGGCTACCGGCAACTGGCCGCCCAGCCCACGCAAGCCCTAAAAGGTGTTATCCGCGTGCGTTTCATCAATCAACAAGGACTTCACGAGGCAGGAATTGATCAGGATGGAGTGTTCAAGGAATTCCTTGAGGAGACCATCAAAAAGGTGTTCGATCCGTCGCTGAATCTCTTCAAAACCACCTCGGATCAGCGATTATATCCCTCGCCCATTTCCTACGTCCAGGACAATCATTTGCAGCTCTTCGAGTTCGTGGGCCGCATGCTGGGCAAGGCGGTGTACGAGGGCATTGTGGTGGACGTGCCGTTTGCCTCCTTCTTCCTGTCCCAGCTTCTCGGCCAGACGCAACAGGCTCTGTACTCCTGCATGGACGAGCTGCCGTCGCTGGACAACGAGTTGTATCGCAGTCTTACCTTTATAAAACACTATAAGCAAGATGTATCCGATCTGAACCTTACCTTTTCCGTTGACCAGGATGTAATGGGCAAAATTGTCACGCTCGCGTTGCATCCGGGTGGCAAGTCGCGTGTGGTTAATGACCACAACAAGCTGGTCTACATACACTACATGGCCTTTTTCCACATGAACACCCAGATACGCGAGCAGACAATAGCTTTCAATCGTGGCTTCCGCAGCATCATCAATCCAGAATGGTTGTCTCTTTTCTCGCCTCCCGAATTGCAGCGGCTTATTTCTGGGGACACTAGCCCTTTGGACTTGAAGGATCTCCAAAAGCATACTCATTATTACGGTGGCTTCCACGACTCCCATTGCGTGGTGGTCTGGCTCTGGGATATCCTGGCCAAGGATTTCACGGAGGAGGAGCGCAAGCTGTTCCTAAAG TTTGTCACCAGTTGCTCAAAGCCGCCGCTCTTGGGTTTCGCCCATCTGGAGCCACCCTTCTCGATTCGTTGCGTGGAGGTGGGTGATGATGAGGATACGGGCGACACAATCGGAAGCGTGATTCGCGGTTTCTTCGCCATACGTAAGAAGGATCCACTCAATCGCCTGCCCACCTCGTCGACCTGCTTCAACCTGCTGAAGCTGCCCAACTACCAAAAGAAGTCCACGCTGCGGGACAAACTTCGCTATGCTGTGAGCAGCAACACCGGATTCGAGTTGTCGTAA
- the LOC6737374 gene encoding T-box transcription factor TBX3 translates to MLTLPNIADLRLQQQIAQEIYRQQIMQRLPDPLCGLLPNFAGHFVPPPPPPQPTLPGDVEAKLENNELWQQFHSIGTEMIITKCGRRMFPSMRVSLSGLEEEASYCVLLEMVPIGDCRYKFSGSQWVPAGGAEPQSPQRMYLHPESPATGKHWQSQALLFSKVKLTNNTLDNNGHIVLASMHKYQPRLHVIRTSDLGQIPWAPQQAFVFPETEFIAVTAYQNDRITKLKIDNNPFAKGFRESGQSRCKRKINDSPPPTQPEVNQVDRSPVTSPLAKRLRLVEEFPQHHHHQSHQSVPMQRHYLLDALEANFYVPAPPPPAIEYARHIGGAYPSWAYTPPSPASSVSSSSAGSTSGESAADREADADADTFVDVVGTAPVAPPPPSPPVPTAATAPAPSSSDPTMAKPKRSSFSISDILGTSSSI, encoded by the exons ATGTTGACCTTGCCCAACATCGCCGATCTGcgcctgcagcagcagatcgCCCAGGAGATATACCGCCAGCAGATTATGCAACGCTTACCCG ATCCCCTCTGCGGCCTGTTGCCCAACTTTGCCGGACACTTtgtgccaccgccgccaccaccgcaACCCACTTTGCCCGGCGATGTGGAGGCCAAGCTGGAGAATAACGAACTGTGGCAGCAGTTCCACAGCATCGGCACCGAGATGATCATCACCAAGTGCGGCAG ACGCATGTTCCCTTCGATGCGAGTATCCCTCAGTGgactggaggaggaggccagcTATTGCGTGCTCCTCGAGATGGTGCCCATTGGCGACTGTCGCTACAAGTTCTCCGGATCCCAATGGGTGCCGGCCGGAGGAGCGGAGCCCCAGAGCCCACAGCGCATGTATCTGCATCCGGAGAGTCCGGCCACGGGAAAACATTGGCAGTCCCAGGCTCTGCTCTTCAGCAAAGTGAAATTGACGAATAATACGCTGGATAACAATGGTCAT ATCGTCTTGGCCAGCATGCACAAGTATCAGCCGCGTCTGCATGTCATACGTACCTCTGATCTCGGCCAGATTCCCTGGGCCCCCCAACAGGCCTTTGTTTTTCCGGAGACGGAATTTATAGCCGTTACGGCTTATCAG AATGACCGCATAACCAAGCTGAAGATCGACAACAATCCCTTTGCCAAGGGATTCCGTGAGTCGGGTCAGTCGCGATGCAAACGGAAGATCAATGACTCGCCACCGCCAACGCAGCCCGAGGTAAACCAGGTGGATCGAAGCCCGGTGACATCGCCGTTAGCCAAACGGTTGCGACTCGTGGAGGAATTTCCCcagcaccatcatcaccaGAGTCATCAGAGTGTTCCTATGCAGCGTCACTATCTGCTGGATGCTCTGGAGGCCAATTTCTATGTGCCagcgccaccgccgccggccATCGAGTATGCCAGGCACATCGGTGGTGCTTATCCAAGTTGGGCCTACACACCGCCATCGCCGGCCTCCTCCGTCTCATCCTCCTCGGCGGGCTCGACGAGCGGCGAGTCCGCTGCCGACCGAGAGGCAGATGCCGATGCCGACACCTTTGTAGATGTGGTTGGAACCGCACCGgttgctcctccgcctccatcTCCGCCTGTGCCGACCGCTGCTACTGCCCCTGCTCCGTCATCCAGCGATCCGACGATGGCCAAGCCGAAGCGCAGCAGCTTCAGCATCTCGGACATATTAGGAACCAGCTCGTCCATTTAA